Proteins encoded within one genomic window of Couchioplanes caeruleus:
- a CDS encoding GNAT family N-acetyltransferase: MLLTTERLVLRRFRLEDVPALAAYRSDPGVARYQSWRSPYSLDKARYAVQTMVAADPGQPGWFQYAVELPDEAALIGDVGVNLADNLMQAEIGYTLDPRWQGHGYASEAVRGVLGHLFTVRGLRRVSAECDARNTASARLLERVGFTREGLRRQHTWIKNEWTDDLLYGLLSDEWPPGR; the protein is encoded by the coding sequence GTGCTGCTCACCACCGAGCGCCTGGTGCTGCGCCGGTTCCGACTGGAGGACGTGCCGGCGCTGGCCGCGTACCGTTCCGATCCCGGGGTCGCCCGTTACCAGTCGTGGCGCTCACCCTACTCGCTCGACAAGGCCCGCTACGCGGTTCAGACGATGGTCGCGGCCGATCCGGGGCAGCCGGGCTGGTTTCAGTACGCGGTGGAGCTCCCGGACGAGGCGGCGCTGATCGGCGACGTGGGCGTCAACCTGGCCGACAACCTGATGCAGGCCGAGATCGGTTACACCTTGGACCCGCGCTGGCAGGGCCACGGCTACGCCTCGGAGGCGGTCCGCGGTGTCCTCGGCCACCTCTTCACCGTGCGGGGCCTGCGCCGGGTGTCGGCGGAGTGCGACGCCCGCAACACGGCCTCGGCGCGGCTGTTGGAGCGGGTCGGCTTCACCCGCGAGGGTCTGCGGCGCCAGCACACCTGGATCAAGAACGAGTGGACCGACGACCTGCTCTACGGCCTGCTGTCCGACGAGTGGCCGCCTGGACGCTGA
- a CDS encoding phytoene desaturase family protein, whose product MTEWDAIVIGSGLGGLTCAAYLTAAGKRTLVLEQNQVAGGCSQVFRRKGNRYEFDVGMHYIGECHPGGRMTTALRGLGLEDRVQFRRLDPDAHSTLVFPGLTFRVPSDWDTYLARLIEAFPDQRRGLRVCIGILRRIGAELRTAVLPRRTVRSLLRFARTAPTVAAVGQLPLTWLFNVCRLSPLARAVIVGECGDYGTPPSRASVALHGGFLDHYLTGGAWYPRGGGQVVPAHLIDVIQTHGGRVRTKARVTRILVENGAAAGVELDGGETIHAPIVVSGADLKRTYLDLVGRDHLAPATVARVARYRMALPLFSVYLGLDIDLTEHLPNSTYWCYPHTDVEKVYRDAYEGRIPDEMPIFLTSATTKDPGNPHAAPPGHSTLEVMCLAPQGTFWPGGDGYRQDPAYATLKDTLTERLIDRAATVIPELRRHIVWQEASSPPTHERFTLSSLGSCYGIEMAADQIGPRRPGPRTEIPGLWLTGASTTWGNGIVGAVSSGLGTAGAILRRPLSAEVKAGAVIADPARLTPIGPGWDPLAVSKPSSPLRRRPRVPAE is encoded by the coding sequence ATGACTGAGTGGGACGCGATCGTCATCGGCTCGGGCCTCGGCGGGCTCACCTGCGCCGCCTATCTCACGGCGGCCGGGAAGCGCACGCTGGTGCTCGAGCAGAACCAGGTTGCCGGCGGCTGCAGCCAGGTCTTCCGACGCAAGGGCAACCGGTACGAGTTCGACGTCGGCATGCACTACATCGGCGAATGTCACCCTGGCGGGCGCATGACGACGGCACTGCGCGGCCTCGGCCTCGAGGACCGGGTCCAGTTCCGCCGGCTCGACCCCGACGCCCACTCCACCCTGGTGTTCCCCGGGCTGACATTCCGGGTGCCCAGTGACTGGGACACCTACCTGGCCCGGCTGATCGAGGCGTTCCCCGACCAGCGGCGTGGCCTGCGGGTCTGCATCGGCATCCTGCGGCGCATCGGCGCCGAGTTGCGCACCGCCGTGTTGCCCCGGCGTACCGTGCGTAGCCTGCTGCGGTTCGCGCGCACGGCGCCGACCGTCGCCGCCGTCGGGCAACTGCCGCTGACCTGGCTGTTCAATGTCTGCCGGCTCAGCCCGCTCGCCCGGGCGGTGATCGTCGGCGAGTGCGGAGACTACGGGACGCCCCCCTCGCGGGCCTCGGTCGCCCTGCACGGCGGCTTCCTCGACCACTACCTCACCGGCGGTGCCTGGTATCCCCGCGGCGGCGGCCAGGTCGTCCCGGCCCACCTCATCGACGTCATCCAGACCCACGGCGGACGGGTACGCACCAAGGCGCGCGTCACCCGCATCCTGGTCGAGAACGGCGCCGCGGCCGGGGTCGAGCTCGACGGCGGCGAGACGATCCACGCCCCGATCGTGGTATCGGGCGCCGACCTCAAACGCACGTACCTCGACCTCGTCGGCCGCGACCACCTCGCGCCGGCCACCGTCGCCCGCGTCGCGCGCTACCGTATGGCGCTGCCCCTGTTCAGCGTCTATCTCGGACTCGACATCGACCTCACCGAGCACCTGCCCAACAGCACGTACTGGTGCTACCCGCACACCGACGTGGAAAAGGTCTACCGCGACGCCTACGAAGGCCGCATCCCGGACGAGATGCCCATCTTCCTCACCTCGGCCACCACCAAGGACCCGGGCAACCCGCACGCCGCACCGCCCGGCCACAGCACACTCGAGGTGATGTGCCTCGCCCCGCAGGGCACGTTCTGGCCCGGCGGCGACGGTTACCGCCAGGACCCGGCGTACGCGACGCTCAAGGACACCCTCACCGAGCGGCTGATCGACCGCGCCGCCACGGTGATCCCCGAGCTGCGCCGGCACATCGTCTGGCAGGAGGCGTCCAGCCCGCCCACCCACGAGCGGTTCACGCTGTCCAGCCTCGGCTCCTGCTACGGCATCGAGATGGCCGCCGACCAGATCGGCCCCCGCCGGCCGGGCCCGCGCACCGAGATCCCCGGCCTGTGGCTCACCGGCGCCAGCACCACCTGGGGCAACGGCATCGTCGGCGCCGTCAGCAGCGGCCTCGGCACGGCGGGCGCGATCCTGCGCCGCCCGCTCAGCGCCGAGGTCAAGGCGGGCGCGGTGATCGCCGACCCGGCCAGGCTCACCCCGATCGGCCCCGGCTGGGACCCGCTCGCGGTCTCCAAACCCAGCTCCCCGCTCCGCCGCCGCCCCCGCGTCCCGGCCGAGTAG
- a CDS encoding serine/threonine-protein kinase: protein MTDERTTPLRPGDPSRLGRYELIGRLGEGGMGTVYLARADGTLVAVKMVRADLASDDAFRRRFRSEVNRIRQVPPFCTAEILDADPDYEQPYLVVEYVDGPNLADVVAERGPLTAANLHGVAIGVATALTAIHGAGVIHRDLKPRNVLLAPGSPKVIDFGIARPMEATSGHTQTGEVVGTVAYMAPERFGDDTTLITPAADVFAWGGVVAYAGTGRTPFGADSPAATAARILTRPPDLAGLSGPLRDLVAHALEKDPANRPTARELLDLLVAGPRQPAPAAAALAHQPGLRVAAEEAQAATGYHSARQLTALAPQSELVGYTEDAIVTQPVPPSPVAPPTPFGHDPHPRRRWVLPAAVALLLVALLAAGGLTAKFWPRGGGGAAGGVAATTTPATESGQVVRGGAGNPPLLTDELRRPRLWQASNDRKEKATCSFRDGLVVRREKSGVYRCRGPLDAVPDDMRAEVGVRILTPDSCATIWLRFRGVQGYQVRVCERNVYIGTHKSADIQVLRTFPLDDAPLSVGGAPTKITLNVVGGMLEILRDGKPVGSVRLTDRDLTSGRVVLGIYTEQWAREDGPYEVAFSDITIW, encoded by the coding sequence ATGACGGACGAGCGGACGACCCCGCTGCGCCCGGGAGACCCGAGCCGGCTCGGGCGGTACGAGCTGATCGGCCGGCTCGGCGAGGGCGGCATGGGCACCGTCTATCTGGCGCGGGCCGACGGCACTCTGGTGGCGGTGAAGATGGTCCGCGCCGACCTCGCGTCCGACGACGCGTTCCGGCGCCGCTTCCGCAGCGAGGTCAACCGGATCCGCCAGGTGCCGCCGTTCTGCACCGCCGAGATCCTCGACGCCGACCCGGACTACGAGCAGCCCTACCTGGTCGTCGAGTACGTCGACGGGCCCAACCTCGCCGACGTGGTCGCGGAGCGCGGCCCGCTGACCGCCGCCAACCTGCACGGCGTCGCGATCGGGGTGGCCACGGCGCTCACCGCGATCCACGGCGCCGGCGTCATCCACCGCGACCTCAAGCCGCGCAACGTCCTGCTCGCCCCGGGCAGCCCGAAGGTCATCGACTTCGGCATCGCCCGGCCGATGGAGGCCACCAGTGGGCACACCCAGACGGGCGAGGTCGTCGGGACCGTCGCGTACATGGCGCCCGAGCGCTTCGGCGACGACACGACGCTGATCACCCCGGCCGCCGACGTCTTCGCGTGGGGCGGGGTGGTCGCGTACGCGGGCACCGGTCGTACGCCCTTCGGCGCCGACTCGCCGGCCGCGACCGCGGCCCGGATCCTGACTCGCCCGCCGGACCTGGCCGGCCTGAGCGGGCCGTTGCGCGACCTGGTCGCGCACGCCCTGGAGAAGGATCCGGCCAACCGGCCCACCGCCCGGGAACTGCTCGACCTGCTCGTCGCGGGCCCGCGACAGCCGGCACCCGCCGCGGCGGCGCTGGCACACCAGCCGGGCCTGCGCGTCGCGGCGGAGGAGGCCCAGGCGGCCACCGGGTATCACAGCGCCCGCCAGTTGACCGCGCTCGCGCCGCAGAGTGAGCTGGTCGGATACACCGAGGACGCGATCGTCACCCAGCCGGTGCCGCCCTCGCCGGTGGCTCCCCCGACCCCGTTCGGTCACGATCCGCATCCGCGGCGGCGCTGGGTGCTGCCGGCGGCGGTGGCCCTGCTGCTGGTGGCGCTCCTGGCCGCGGGCGGTCTCACCGCGAAGTTCTGGCCGCGGGGCGGTGGCGGCGCGGCGGGCGGGGTGGCGGCGACCACGACCCCGGCGACCGAAAGCGGGCAGGTGGTTCGCGGCGGAGCCGGAAACCCGCCGCTGCTGACGGACGAGCTGCGGCGGCCGCGGCTCTGGCAGGCCTCCAACGACCGCAAGGAGAAGGCCACCTGCTCCTTCCGCGACGGCCTGGTCGTGCGCCGGGAGAAGAGCGGCGTCTACCGTTGCCGGGGCCCGCTCGACGCCGTGCCGGACGACATGCGGGCCGAGGTCGGCGTCCGGATTCTGACCCCGGACAGCTGTGCCACCATCTGGCTGCGCTTCCGCGGCGTTCAGGGATACCAGGTCCGCGTCTGCGAACGCAACGTCTACATCGGTACGCACAAGTCGGCCGACATCCAGGTGCTCCGGACCTTCCCGCTCGACGACGCCCCGCTGAGCGTCGGCGGCGCACCGACGAAGATCACGCTGAACGTGGTCGGGGGCATGCTCGAGATTCTCCGCGACGGCAAACCGGTCGGCAGCGTACGGCTCACCGACCGGGACCTCACGAGCGGGCGGGTCGTGCTGGGCATCTACACGGAGCAGTGGGCCCGCGAGGACGGCCCGTACGAGGTGGCGTTCTCGGACATCACGATCTGGTAG
- a CDS encoding helix-turn-helix domain-containing protein: protein MPVPMVGRAAELDELRHAWERVRGGGRCVPAVVTGPAGTGKSTLAAAAVQVATPEVVLSGSARLHSPAPYDWLAAVLAAHGPRPDLPVPPDALAWLAQDPDVPRERYAPDALLRLAVTTVRALIGGRSAVLLVEDLHALDPASLSLITELAGADLPALLVVTSRPPDAAAEPALAVRALERLAGAPGAVRRHLGPLTAAHVAQILGHAYGEGPPSRDLCDAVWRRTGGNPYRLTELLAVAGGPQHLAEQLRGPVELTAREREVLGCLAEGMSNKQIAGALGISIRTVTVHVSNLLRKTGAASRTEAALWAVQRDAGARTG, encoded by the coding sequence ATGCCGGTACCGATGGTGGGCCGGGCGGCCGAGCTGGACGAGCTGCGGCACGCCTGGGAACGTGTGCGCGGCGGCGGTCGGTGTGTGCCCGCCGTCGTCACCGGGCCGGCCGGGACCGGCAAGAGCACCCTGGCCGCGGCGGCGGTGCAGGTCGCGACCCCCGAGGTGGTGCTGTCCGGTTCGGCGCGGCTGCACTCCCCCGCGCCGTACGACTGGCTCGCCGCCGTTCTGGCCGCCCACGGGCCGCGCCCCGACCTGCCGGTGCCGCCGGACGCGCTGGCCTGGCTCGCCCAGGACCCCGATGTCCCCCGGGAGCGGTACGCGCCCGACGCGCTGCTGCGCCTGGCGGTGACCACCGTACGCGCGCTGATCGGCGGCCGATCGGCCGTCCTGCTGGTCGAGGACCTCCACGCCCTGGACCCGGCGAGCCTGAGCCTGATCACGGAGCTGGCCGGCGCGGACCTGCCCGCCCTGCTCGTGGTGACCTCCCGGCCGCCGGACGCGGCGGCCGAACCGGCGCTGGCCGTCCGCGCCCTGGAGCGTCTGGCCGGCGCCCCGGGGGCCGTGCGCCGGCACCTCGGACCCCTCACCGCCGCTCACGTCGCCCAGATCCTCGGTCACGCGTACGGCGAAGGCCCGCCGTCGCGCGACCTCTGCGACGCGGTGTGGCGCCGCACGGGCGGAAACCCGTACCGGCTCACCGAGCTGCTGGCCGTGGCCGGCGGGCCGCAGCACCTCGCCGAGCAGCTCCGGGGGCCGGTGGAGTTGACCGCGCGCGAGCGGGAGGTGCTCGGCTGCCTGGCCGAGGGCATGAGCAACAAACAGATCGCCGGCGCGCTCGGCATCTCGATACGTACGGTCACCGTGCACGTCTCCAACCTGCTGCGCAAGACCGGCGCGGCGTCGCGGACGGAGGCGGCGCTCTGGGCCGTGCAGCGCGACGCGGGCGCCCGGACCGGGTGA
- a CDS encoding serine/threonine-protein kinase has product MDIADRADPLRRGDPGWLGEYRLLGRLGSGGMGVVYLAEDRDDALVAIKLIHSSLSHDPEFRHRFRSEVERARQVPSFCTAEVLDADLDHDPPYLVVEYVDGPSLADVVEERGPLRSAALHSLAVGVATALSGIHGAGVIHRDLKPDNVLLAPGSPKVIDFGIARAFEATSQLTRTDQMVGTVAYMAPERFSSDPGTALTAAADVFGWGCVVAYAGTGRTPFQGDSPTSTAARILTQPPHLDGLPQPLRDLVELALAKDPRDRPSARELVDLLLGDRPAVRPPARPQAPAAAPPRPQPPAAAPPRSAPHDHRTLVALDRRTLVAAPGGGAPAPARGGRARGHTLLATLAVLLVLAGIGTVGFVLNAGARSRTPIATSPSPGGGVGAGAQTSPDPSEEREPEEPTGGEPLIQDSLDRPGQWFDSQTRAGDARCVTRGGLRAELAGSGAFQCLGPTDDVPDDAGIEVSTTLLTAGSCAVIWFHWDDEAGGQALDVCQDEIAVATDTPSGRSVLGRVRLEDRVPLREPTRIHLVVREGAAQVFLAGEFVGKLALPGGGPDTGQVRLGLSAEEEGAGPPYAVSFADVDIRSLPAAG; this is encoded by the coding sequence GTGGACATCGCGGACCGCGCGGACCCGCTGCGCCGGGGCGACCCCGGGTGGCTGGGCGAGTACCGGCTGCTCGGCCGGCTCGGCTCGGGCGGCATGGGCGTGGTCTACCTGGCCGAGGACCGCGACGACGCGCTCGTCGCGATCAAACTGATCCACTCCTCGCTGTCGCACGACCCGGAGTTCCGGCACCGGTTCCGCAGTGAGGTCGAGCGCGCCCGTCAGGTGCCCTCGTTCTGCACGGCCGAGGTGCTCGACGCCGACCTCGACCACGATCCGCCGTACCTGGTCGTCGAGTACGTGGACGGGCCGAGCCTGGCCGACGTGGTGGAGGAGCGGGGCCCGCTGCGGTCCGCCGCGCTGCACTCGCTGGCCGTCGGGGTGGCCACCGCGTTGTCCGGCATCCACGGCGCCGGCGTCATCCACCGCGACCTCAAACCGGACAACGTGCTGCTCGCGCCGGGCAGCCCGAAGGTGATCGACTTCGGCATCGCCCGGGCCTTCGAGGCGACCAGCCAGCTCACGCGCACCGACCAGATGGTGGGCACGGTGGCGTACATGGCGCCGGAGCGGTTCTCGTCCGACCCGGGCACGGCGCTGACCGCGGCGGCGGACGTGTTCGGGTGGGGCTGCGTGGTGGCGTACGCCGGCACCGGACGGACGCCGTTCCAGGGCGACTCGCCGACCTCGACCGCCGCCCGGATCCTCACCCAGCCGCCGCATCTGGACGGCCTGCCGCAGCCGCTGCGGGACCTGGTCGAGCTCGCCCTGGCCAAGGACCCCCGGGACCGCCCGAGCGCCCGGGAACTGGTGGACCTGCTGCTGGGCGACCGTCCCGCCGTACGCCCGCCGGCACGGCCGCAGGCCCCGGCCGCCGCACCGCCGCGGCCGCAACCCCCGGCCGCCGCACCGCCTCGGTCGGCACCTCACGACCACCGGACGCTCGTCGCTCTCGACCGCCGGACGCTGGTCGCGGCGCCGGGCGGTGGCGCACCGGCGCCGGCCCGCGGTGGGCGCGCCCGCGGCCACACCCTGCTGGCCACCCTGGCCGTGCTGCTCGTCCTCGCCGGCATCGGCACCGTCGGCTTCGTGCTGAACGCAGGCGCGAGGAGCCGTACGCCGATCGCGACGTCGCCTTCCCCGGGCGGCGGCGTGGGGGCCGGAGCGCAGACGTCCCCGGACCCCTCCGAGGAGCGGGAGCCGGAGGAACCCACCGGCGGCGAGCCGCTCATCCAGGACTCCCTGGACCGGCCCGGGCAGTGGTTCGACAGCCAGACCCGCGCGGGGGACGCCCGGTGCGTCACCCGCGGTGGTCTGCGCGCCGAGCTGGCCGGCAGCGGCGCCTTCCAGTGCCTCGGGCCCACCGACGACGTTCCGGACGACGCCGGGATCGAGGTGAGCACCACCCTGCTGACGGCCGGGAGCTGCGCCGTCATCTGGTTCCACTGGGACGACGAGGCCGGCGGTCAGGCCCTGGACGTCTGCCAGGACGAGATCGCTGTGGCCACCGACACGCCGTCCGGCCGTAGCGTCCTGGGCCGCGTGCGGCTCGAGGACCGTGTCCCGCTGCGGGAGCCGACCCGGATCCACCTCGTCGTGCGCGAGGGAGCGGCCCAGGTCTTCCTGGCAGGCGAGTTCGTGGGCAAGCTCGCCCTGCCCGGCGGCGGTCCGGACACGGGCCAGGTCAGGCTGGGTCTGAGCGCCGAGGAGGAGGGCGCCGGTCCGCCGTACGCGGTCAGCTTCGCCGACGTCGACATCCGCTCCCTCCCGGCCGCAGGCTGA
- a CDS encoding Tex family protein — MTTAIHQRIAQELGVREGQVAAAVELLDGGATVPFIARYRKEVTGTLDDQQLRVLEERLGYLRELEERRTAVLESIRSQGKLDDALEAQIMGAESKARLEDIYLPFKPKRRTRAQIAREAGLEPLADLLLGDPARDPRAEAEAFADPEKGVADAAVALDGARAILVERFAEDADLIGALRERMWTRGRLVAKVREGKETEGAKFADYFDFAEPYTKLPSHRILAMFRGEKEEVLDLTMEPCADEADLPSFEAAVAGRFGVADQGRPGDRWLLDTVRWAWRTRILIHLGADLRVRLWQAAEDEAVRVFAANLRDLLLAAPAGTRTTMGLDPGFRTGVKVAVVDSTGKCVATSTIYPHVPQNKWDASIHTLAELAQRHGVELVAIGNGTASRETDKLAADLIKRHPELTLTKVMVSEAGASVYSASAYASQELPGMDVSLRGAVSIARRLQDPLAELVKIDPRSIGVGQYQHDLSEVKLSRSLDAVVEDCVNAVGVDVNTASAPLLTRVSGIGAGLAENIVLHRDANGPFRSRKDIKKVARLGPKAFEQCAGFLRIPDGDDPLDASSVHPESYPVVRTILAEAGTDLRSAMGNSPILRALKPERFVTDTVGLPTITDILRELEKPGRDPRPAFTTATFAEGVEKIADLQPGMVLEGVVTNVAAFGAFVDVGVHQDGLVHVSALSNTFVKDPREIVKSGDVVKVRVVDVDEARKRISLTMRLTDEPRQGGGDRRGPGGGRDGRPAGPREAGDARSGARDTRQGGGSRQGGGSRQSGDARQGDRDGQQGGRNGQQGGRDGQRAGGRDGGQPRQGGAQRQGAGQQRRGGQASGGQGAGGTSFNGGAMADALRRAGLAKD, encoded by the coding sequence GTGACGACAGCCATCCATCAGCGCATCGCCCAGGAGCTCGGGGTCCGCGAGGGCCAGGTCGCCGCGGCCGTCGAGCTGCTCGACGGCGGCGCCACCGTGCCGTTCATCGCCCGGTACCGCAAAGAGGTCACCGGCACCCTCGACGACCAGCAGTTGCGCGTGCTGGAGGAGCGGCTCGGCTACCTGCGCGAGCTCGAGGAGCGCCGCACCGCCGTGCTCGAGTCGATCCGGTCGCAGGGCAAGCTCGACGACGCGCTCGAGGCGCAGATCATGGGCGCCGAGTCCAAGGCCCGGCTCGAGGACATCTACCTGCCTTTCAAGCCCAAGCGCCGCACCCGCGCCCAGATCGCCCGCGAGGCGGGCCTGGAGCCGCTGGCCGACCTGCTGCTCGGCGACCCCGCGCGCGACCCCCGCGCCGAGGCCGAGGCCTTCGCCGACCCGGAGAAGGGCGTCGCCGACGCGGCCGTCGCCCTCGACGGCGCCCGGGCGATCCTGGTCGAGCGCTTCGCCGAGGACGCCGATCTCATCGGCGCGCTGCGCGAGCGGATGTGGACCCGGGGCCGGCTGGTGGCGAAGGTTCGTGAGGGCAAGGAGACCGAGGGCGCGAAGTTCGCCGACTACTTCGACTTCGCCGAGCCGTACACGAAGCTGCCCTCGCACCGGATCCTCGCCATGTTCCGCGGCGAGAAGGAGGAGGTCCTCGACCTCACGATGGAGCCGTGCGCCGACGAGGCCGACCTGCCGTCGTTCGAGGCGGCCGTCGCCGGCCGCTTCGGCGTCGCCGATCAGGGCCGCCCCGGCGACCGGTGGCTGCTCGACACGGTCCGCTGGGCCTGGCGCACCCGCATCCTCATCCACCTCGGCGCCGACCTGCGGGTGCGGCTGTGGCAGGCGGCCGAGGACGAGGCCGTGCGGGTCTTCGCGGCCAACCTGCGCGACCTGCTCCTCGCCGCGCCCGCCGGCACGCGCACGACCATGGGCCTCGACCCCGGATTCCGTACGGGTGTGAAGGTGGCCGTCGTCGACTCCACGGGCAAGTGCGTCGCCACGTCGACGATCTACCCGCACGTCCCGCAGAACAAGTGGGACGCGTCGATCCACACGCTGGCCGAGCTGGCGCAGCGGCACGGGGTGGAGCTCGTCGCCATCGGCAACGGCACGGCGTCGCGCGAGACGGACAAGCTGGCGGCCGATCTCATCAAGCGGCACCCGGAGCTGACGCTCACCAAGGTGATGGTCTCCGAGGCCGGTGCGTCGGTGTACTCGGCGTCGGCGTACGCATCGCAGGAACTGCCCGGGATGGACGTCTCGCTGCGCGGTGCGGTCTCCATCGCGCGGCGCCTGCAGGATCCGCTCGCCGAGCTGGTCAAGATCGACCCTCGCTCCATCGGCGTCGGGCAGTACCAGCACGACCTGTCCGAGGTGAAGCTGTCGCGCTCGCTCGACGCGGTGGTCGAGGACTGCGTCAACGCGGTCGGCGTCGACGTGAACACCGCGTCCGCTCCCCTGCTGACCCGGGTCTCCGGCATCGGCGCGGGCCTGGCCGAGAACATCGTGCTGCACCGCGACGCCAACGGCCCGTTCCGCAGCCGCAAGGACATCAAGAAGGTCGCCCGACTCGGCCCGAAGGCGTTCGAGCAGTGCGCCGGCTTCCTGCGCATCCCGGACGGCGACGACCCGCTCGACGCCTCCAGCGTGCACCCGGAGTCCTATCCGGTGGTCCGCACGATCCTCGCCGAGGCGGGCACCGATCTGCGCAGCGCCATGGGCAACAGTCCCATCCTGCGCGCCCTGAAGCCGGAGCGGTTCGTCACCGACACCGTCGGCCTCCCCACGATCACCGACATCCTCCGCGAGTTGGAGAAGCCGGGCCGCGACCCCCGCCCGGCCTTCACCACCGCCACCTTCGCCGAGGGCGTCGAGAAGATCGCCGACCTGCAGCCGGGCATGGTCCTGGAGGGCGTGGTGACCAACGTGGCGGCGTTCGGCGCATTCGTCGACGTCGGCGTCCACCAGGACGGCCTGGTCCACGTGTCGGCGCTGTCGAACACCTTCGTGAAGGATCCGCGCGAGATCGTGAAGTCCGGCGACGTGGTCAAGGTCCGCGTGGTCGACGTGGACGAGGCCCGCAAGCGCATCTCGCTGACGATGCGCCTGACCGACGAGCCCCGCCAGGGTGGCGGCGACCGCCGCGGCCCCGGAGGCGGCCGCGACGGACGACCGGCCGGACCGCGCGAGGCCGGCGACGCCCGGTCCGGGGCCCGTGACACCCGGCAGGGCGGAGGCTCCCGGCAGGGCGGAGGCTCCCGGCAGAGCGGCGACGCCCGGCAGGGCGACCGGGACGGTCAGCAGGGCGGCCGGAATGGTCAGCAGGGCGGCCGTGACGGTCAGCGAGCCGGCGGCCGGGACGGGGGCCAGCCCCGCCAGGGCGGCGCCCAGCGCCAGGGCGCAGGCCAACAGCGCCGCGGCGGCCAGGCCTCGGGAGGCCAGGGCGCCGGCGGCACCAGCTTCAACGGCGGCGCGATGGCCGACGCCCTGCGCCGCGCCGGTCTCGCCAAGGACTGA
- a CDS encoding TetR/AcrR family transcriptional regulator, producing the protein MTERRANPAVRVRLLEGAARLLAEEGPSALTLRRVATEADTSTMAVYTHFGSMPDLADAVVAEGFSRLAALLVEVPATDDAITDLASLGRAYLVHARQNPHLYAVMFGTASLGTYRPRTAGERERGRYTFDEIVAAARRAVEQGRLRSADPLAIAGQLWTAMHGYVMLDVGGYFGDDGVERVLVPMFVSLLSGLGADRDAALASIGTLATAGAVTRRPT; encoded by the coding sequence GTGACCGAACGCCGTGCGAACCCCGCGGTGCGCGTACGCCTGCTCGAAGGCGCCGCCCGCCTGCTCGCCGAGGAGGGCCCCTCCGCGCTCACGCTGCGCCGGGTCGCCACCGAGGCCGACACCTCGACGATGGCGGTCTACACGCACTTCGGTTCCATGCCCGACCTCGCCGACGCCGTGGTCGCGGAGGGCTTCTCCCGGCTGGCCGCGCTGCTCGTCGAGGTCCCGGCCACGGACGACGCGATCACCGACCTGGCCAGCCTGGGCCGTGCCTACCTGGTCCACGCCCGGCAGAATCCCCATCTGTACGCCGTCATGTTCGGCACCGCCTCGCTGGGCACGTACCGCCCGCGGACCGCCGGCGAGCGCGAGCGCGGCCGGTACACGTTCGACGAGATCGTGGCGGCCGCCCGCCGCGCCGTGGAGCAGGGCCGGCTCCGTAGCGCCGATCCCCTGGCGATCGCCGGCCAGCTCTGGACGGCGATGCACGGGTACGTGATGCTCGACGTCGGCGGCTACTTCGGCGACGACGGCGTCGAGCGCGTCCTGGTGCCCATGTTCGTGAGCCTGCTCAGCGGCCTCGGCGCCGACCGCGACGCCGCCCTCGCCTCGATCGGAACCCTCGCCACGGCCGGCGCCGTCACCCGCCGCCCCACCTGA
- a CDS encoding PP2C family protein-serine/threonine phosphatase — translation MSLVLRAVAASDQGLVRSNNEDAVFVGGRLLVVADGMGGLPAGELASDILVKSVAVVDDLPDTGEPLQDLIAALGTANERIEAAVADDEARDGMGTTVTALLLAGDRVAALNVGDSRCYLMRDGDLTQITRDDTYVQALVDQGVLTPDDARRHPQRALVTQAVQGGPFRPAGRMVPVQAGDRFLLCSDGLSDYVEDEVIAATLRAYQDRQVCAAELIARTLEAGAPDNVTVIVADLEPAAD, via the coding sequence ATGAGCTTGGTGCTACGCGCGGTCGCCGCCTCCGATCAGGGGCTGGTCCGGTCGAACAACGAGGACGCGGTCTTCGTCGGTGGACGGCTGCTGGTCGTGGCGGACGGCATGGGCGGCCTGCCCGCCGGGGAACTCGCCAGTGACATCCTGGTGAAGTCGGTAGCCGTCGTCGACGACCTGCCCGACACGGGAGAACCCCTGCAGGACCTGATCGCCGCGCTCGGCACGGCGAACGAGCGGATCGAGGCCGCGGTCGCGGACGACGAGGCCCGCGACGGCATGGGTACGACGGTGACGGCGTTGCTGCTGGCCGGCGACCGGGTCGCGGCCCTGAACGTCGGCGACTCCCGCTGCTACCTGATGCGCGACGGGGACCTGACGCAGATCACCCGCGACGACACGTACGTGCAGGCGCTGGTGGACCAGGGGGTGCTGACGCCGGACGACGCCCGGCGGCATCCGCAGCGCGCGCTGGTGACCCAGGCGGTGCAGGGCGGGCCGTTCCGTCCGGCCGGGCGGATGGTGCCGGTGCAGGCCGGCGACCGGTTCCTGCTGTGCAGCGACGGGCTCAGCGACTATGTCGAGGACGAGGTCATCGCCGCGACGCTGCGGGCGTACCAGGACCGGCAGGTGTGCGCGGCGGAGCTGATCGCGCGGACGCTGGAGGCGGGCGCGCCGGACAACGTCACGGTGATCGTCGCCGATCTCGAGCCGGCCGCAGACTAG